The following nucleotide sequence is from Phycisphaera sp..
CACCTACCTGCTGGGCACCGCCATCGCCCGCCCGGTCATCGCCAAGGCCCAGGTCGAGTACGCCCTGGAAGTCGGCGCAGACGCGGTCTGCCACGGCTGCACCGGCAAGGGCAACGACCAGATCCGCTTCGAGGCCGGCTTTGCCGCCCTCGCGCCGCACATGGAGATCATCGCCCCCTGGCGCATCTGGGACATGCACTCCCGAGAAGACCTGCTCGACTATCTCGCCGAGCGCGACATCAAGAGCACCGCCAGCGCCACAAAGATCTTCAGCCGAGACCGCAACCTCTGGCACATCTCCCATGAGGGCGGGCCCATCGAAGAACCCTGGAACGCGCCGCCGACCGACGTGTGGATGATGAGCCGCAACATCGAGGACACGCCCGACCAGCCCGAGGTCGTCCGCCTCACCTTCGAAGACGGCCGCCCCATCGCGCTGGACGGCAAGCCCACCGACGGCGTCACGCTCATCGAGACGCTCAACGAGATCGCCGGCCGCCACGGCGTGGGCCGCGTCGACATCATCGAAGACCGCGTCGTGGGCATCAAGAGCCGCGGGCTCTACGAAACCCCCGCCGGCACCGTGCTCGTCAACGCCCTGCGTTCCCTCGAAGAGCTCGCCTTCGACCGCGACGTGCGACGCTATCGCGAGCACATGGCCACCACCTTCGGCGAGCTGGTCTACGCCGGCAAGTGGTTCACCCCCCTGCGCCAGGCCCTGAGCGCCGCCGCCGAGTCGATGGCCTCGCGCCTCACCGGCGAGGTCGCCGTCCGACTGTTCAAGGGCCACGCCACCGTCGAGCAGCGCAAGTGCGACGCCGCGCTCTACGACCCGGGCCTGGCCTCCTTCAGCGACACGCCGCTGTACGACCAGAAGCACGCCGGCGGGTTCATCCGCCTATGGACCCTGCCCCAGCGCGTCGAGGCCCTGCGCCTCCAACGCGACGCCCACGAGCCCGAGGCTCCCGCCCGGATCATCCCATGACGGAACAGAAGCCCGCGGCCATGTGGGGCGGCCGCTTCGACGAGCCGCCCGACGAACTCTTCAAGCGCTTCAACGACTCGCTGCCCATCGACTGGCAGATGGTCCAGCACGACATCACCGCGTCCATCGCCTGGGCCCAGGAGATCCAGGCCGTCGGCGTGCTGAGCGAGGACGAGTGCCAGCGCATCACCGCCGGCTTGCGCGAGGTAGCGGCGCACGCCGCCTCCCTCCCGGGCGCACCGGTCGAGTCCGGCTTGGAAGACGTCCACACCTGGGTGGAACACGAACTGGTCCAACGCCTGGGCGACCTGGGCAAGAAGCTCCACACCGGCCGCAGCCGAAACGACCTGGTCTCCACCGACTTCCGTCTGTGGACGCGCGAGTGCATCAACCTTCGCCGCGCCGAACTGGCCGACCTCCGCCGCGCGCTCATCGACATCGCTTCCAAGCACTCGGCCGACCCAATGCCCGCCTACACCCACCTCCAGCCCGCCCAGCCCGTCACCATCGGCCACTGGGCGCTGGCCTACGAGGCCATGCTCGCCCGCGACAGCGCGCGCCTCGCCGACGCCCTCGACCGTGTGAACGAGTGCCCGCTGGGCTGCGGGGCGCTCGCGGGAACCGCCTACGACATCGACCGCCACCGCCTGGCGCGCAACCTCGGCTTTGCGCGCCCCAGCACCAACAGCCTCGACGCCGCCAGCGACCGCGACTTCGCGCTCGAAACGCTTGCCGTCTTCGGTGCGTGCGCCATCCACCTCTCGCGCTTGGCCGAAGACATGATCATCTACAACAGCGCCGAGTTCGCGCTCGTGAGGCTCAGCGACAAGGTCACCACCGGCTCGTCGCTCATGCCGCAGAAGAAGAACCCAGACGCTCTCGAACTGATCCGGGGCAAGTCCGGCCGCATCGCGAGCGCGCACAACCAGTTGCTCATCCTCCTGAAAGCCCAGCCCCTGGCGTACAACAAGGACAACCAGGAAGACAAGGCCGCCCTCTTCGACGCCGCCAGCGAACTGAGCATGTGCCTGCGCGTCGCGACGCTGGTGATCGACACCACCACCTTCGACCTCGACCGCTGCCGCGCGCGCGCCGCAGCCGGCTATGCCAACGCCACAGAACTGGCCGACTACCTCGTTGCCAAGGGCATTCCCTTCCGCGAAGCCCACGAGGTTGCTGGCAAGGCCGTCCGCGTCGGCCTCGATGCCAACAAGCCGCTCGAAGACCTGCCCCTCGAAACCCTGAAGGCCGTCCACCCCGCGATCGACGCCGACGCCTACGAGGCCCTCACCCTCGAAGCCACGCTCGGCAAACGCTCGGCAATCGCTGGCACGGCACCAGCAAGGGTTCATGAAGCAGTCGCCGCGGCTCGGGCACGGCTCGATGACGAGTCAGGGTCATCCTGATCATCGCGGGATGAGCACAACTAAAATACCCCAAATATCCTACCTTAACATCGGCGGAGTTCACCCAATTCTGTCCCATGCGCACCCAAAAGTGCCCATGATTGCTTGAGAATTCCGAAAGTTCGGCTTGCATGAGAGGTCGATTCTCGTTAACCTCTCCATTCCCGTCGCGACGCCGCCCCCCCTCGTCGCAAACCCTGACGGCCATGGCCATGGGATCGGACACCCAAGGCCACCGCCGCACGAGGAACCCTCCCAAGATGGTCTCTCCCTCACCCCTCAAACGGGCACGGTTGGCCTGCCTCGCCACCGTGCTCGCGCTGGCCGGCCTGCCCGCCGCAGCCAGCGAATTGTCGTTCTCTCCCGACCCGTACACAACCCTGCAACTGCGATACGCCGCGTTCGACCCCCTCGACACGATTCCTGCCATCCCCGCGGAATTGCGGGCCGGCGCGCAACCGGGCGTGTACATCGTCCAACTTGCCGATCACGCCACCGATGCCTCACGAGACGCGATGACCAGAACCGGCGCGCGTCTGGGCCGCTTCCTGCCCCACAACGCCTACATCGTGCGCATGGACGAACGCACCGCCGCCACCGTGCGCGCGATGACAGCGGTGCGGTGGGTCGGCCCCTATCACCCCGCGTACAAGCTCGACGAGCCGCTGCTCCAGGCCATC
It contains:
- the argH gene encoding argininosuccinate lyase, which encodes MTEQKPAAMWGGRFDEPPDELFKRFNDSLPIDWQMVQHDITASIAWAQEIQAVGVLSEDECQRITAGLREVAAHAASLPGAPVESGLEDVHTWVEHELVQRLGDLGKKLHTGRSRNDLVSTDFRLWTRECINLRRAELADLRRALIDIASKHSADPMPAYTHLQPAQPVTIGHWALAYEAMLARDSARLADALDRVNECPLGCGALAGTAYDIDRHRLARNLGFARPSTNSLDAASDRDFALETLAVFGACAIHLSRLAEDMIIYNSAEFALVRLSDKVTTGSSLMPQKKNPDALELIRGKSGRIASAHNQLLILLKAQPLAYNKDNQEDKAALFDAASELSMCLRVATLVIDTTTFDLDRCRARAAAGYANATELADYLVAKGIPFREAHEVAGKAVRVGLDANKPLEDLPLETLKAVHPAIDADAYEALTLEATLGKRSAIAGTAPARVHEAVAAARARLDDESGSS
- a CDS encoding argininosuccinate synthase encodes the protein MTQRKVVLAYSGGLDTSAIVPWLVENYGFEVHCIVANVGQGAEELEGVIEKAHNTGAASCKVAELKQEFVEDYVFPTLIAGCQYETTYLLGTAIARPVIAKAQVEYALEVGADAVCHGCTGKGNDQIRFEAGFAALAPHMEIIAPWRIWDMHSREDLLDYLAERDIKSTASATKIFSRDRNLWHISHEGGPIEEPWNAPPTDVWMMSRNIEDTPDQPEVVRLTFEDGRPIALDGKPTDGVTLIETLNEIAGRHGVGRVDIIEDRVVGIKSRGLYETPAGTVLVNALRSLEELAFDRDVRRYREHMATTFGELVYAGKWFTPLRQALSAAAESMASRLTGEVAVRLFKGHATVEQRKCDAALYDPGLASFSDTPLYDQKHAGGFIRLWTLPQRVEALRLQRDAHEPEAPARIIP